The following proteins are encoded in a genomic region of Liolophura sinensis isolate JHLJ2023 chromosome 7, CUHK_Ljap_v2, whole genome shotgun sequence:
- the LOC135471039 gene encoding ubiquitin carboxyl-terminal hydrolase 19-like codes for MASHNNGAKKFSPIPTKSDSSQFSKRKKDLENTKEGSCNVSSRVPYEWSQTEETLQIVLSLDKLCAEELKEADVVVTDVNVHVKLPDGREWACAFSEEVEGKQSRVVVQNNKLCIWLIKKKAKNWSKHHVVDISPKQKKRSAADSSGDPVGTKVDPLLPDSVVELEKAGGEKPENDATDPNLEMKEKEEEPVYYLQHTKNDWIESSKNDVFTVHVYVRHAPKDTVKIFYSEKTVTVKFQTKDSKFLALHANSTEETVFCWKINLKHEIIPNQCRHKVTSAFIEISLYKKNAFRWGALEAPVNKAPPISKSDSWLPVTKSTTQTEDKAHSSQSDVAFDELGDVKILEDEEFEPAEENGTSPVVNSSHSGDKENTTQKPMCKVSPLNKPPRQSELIVSPGMTGLENLGNTCFMNSVLQALANTREFRDYFLGGS; via the exons ATGGCGTCGCACAACAACGGGGCGAAGAAGTTTAGTCCCATCCCAACAAAAAGCGATTCGTCCCAattttcaaagagaaaaaaggATTTGGAGAATACTAAAGAAGGAAGCTGCAATGTATCTAGTC GTGTGCCCTATGAATGGAGTCAGACTGAGGAGACCCTACAAATCGTGCTCTCTTTGGACAAACTGTGCGCCGAGGAGCTGAAAGAGGCGGATGTTGTGGTGACAGACGTAAATGTCCATGTCAAACTGCCAG ATGGCCGGGAGTGGGCTTGTGCATTCAGTGAAGAGGTGGAAGGAAAACAAAGTCGCGTGGTTGTACAGAATAACAAGCTGTGTATCTGGCTGATCAAAAAGAAGGCTAAGAATTGGTCGAAGCATCATGTTGTGGATATT TCTCCAAAGCAAAAAAAGAGAAGTGCTGCAGATAGCTCTGGGGACCCTGTAGGAACAAAGGTAGATCCCTTGTTGCCTGACAGCGTGGTGGAGCTGGAGAAGGCTGGAGGTGAGAAACCAGAAAATGATGCCACAGACCCAAACCTTGAAATGAAGGAAAAAGAAGAAG AACCTGTGTATTATCTCCAGCACACAAAAAATGATTGGATAGAAAGCTCAAAG AATGATGTTTTTACTGTTCACGTGTATGTACGACATGCTCCTAAAGACACTGTGAAGATATTCTATAGTGAGAAAACAGTCACAGTGAAATTCCAAACAAA AGATAGTAAATTCCTAGCTCTGCATGCAAATTCAACAGAGGAGACagtattctgctggaaaatcaATTTAAA ACATGAGATTATTCCCAATCAATGTCGCCACAAGGTAACATCTGCCTTCATTGAGATTAGTCTGTACAAGAAAAATGCATTTCGCTGGGGAGCATTGGAAGCACCTGTGAACAAAG CACCACCGATATCCAAGTCTGACTCCTGGTTACCTGTAACAAAATCAACCACTCAAACTGAAGACAAAGCCCATTCTAGCCAGTCAGATGTTGCCTTTGATGAACTCGGGGATGTGAAGATTCTTGAAGATGAAGAATTTGAACCTGCTGAAGAAAACGGAACCTCACCTGTAGTGAACAGCTCTCATTCAGGTGACAAGgaaaacacaacacag AAGCCAATGTGCAAAGTGTCACCACTGAACAAACCTCCCCGTCAGTCTGAGCTGATTGTCTCTCCTGGGATGACAGGACTCGAGAACTTGGGGAATACCTGTTTCATGAACAGTGTTCTCCAAGCTCTTGCAAACACACGGGAATTTAGGGACTACTTCTTAG GTGGCTCATGA
- the LOC135471287 gene encoding uncharacterized protein LOC135471287: protein MEHTFDEDYITDAPLFKTMEPLEPIHHDQRLRWDHRVNLIGEKVVDPVIHCCEKCTLPILIYGRMIPCKHVFCLDCAKKTEKSCARCEEPVQRVEQSALGTVFVCIYGGTKLGVSGCRRTYLSQRDLQAHVDHRHLKRGLQDHNKSHAHAHSHASVPAPPLQEYVTATPLTPHPVPMDIHRQMHPPAMPDPAMYQRPPPDPLRLPPPVLPTSHPPPPVQPHQLPPQGMPQTHVPPPALPVHRLPGMPPPLHTQPPLQQHTVPPSSRDSYATASIPVMASNRGNLISVPIQDERTEFRADYQTQPPPNYPHLTSVPPPVSFNPSQPPTHHPPPVHYPPTTMTPTHQPPPVSFAAPPPITHGPPPHYSAPQMSKPGLPPPVSHPPPLHTVPPPLQHLQPPHPSGPPGVPMSSAPITHHQRPGVPPPRMGPPVSQPHHGGPPPRYASPHQHYDDTPATPPYGQTGGQSPRLPWSGPPNRLPPPPHTPVSSAPPNLVPPQGRPGNEGPYKQYY, encoded by the exons ATGGAGCACACTTTTG ATGAAGATTATATTACTGATGCACCTCTGTTCAAGACCATGGAGCCCTTGGAACCAATACATCATGACCAGAGGCTTCGCTGGGATCATAGG GTAAATCTAATAGGTGAAAAGGTTGTGGACCCTGTCATTCACTGCTGCGAGAAGTGTACACTGCCTATCCTGATATATGGGAGAATG ATCCCTTGTAAGCATGTGTTCTGTCTCGATTGTGCAAAGAAAACAGAGAAGTCCTGTGCGAG GTGTGAAGAGCCTGTGCAGCGTGTGGAACAGTCTGCACTGGgtactgtgtttgtgtgtatctATGGAGGCACAAAGCTGGGGGTGTCTGGCTGTAGAAGGACCTATCTCTCTCAGAGAGACTTGCAGGCTCATGTTGACCACAGGCACTTAAAGAGGGGGCTACAGGACCACAACAAGTCCCATGCTCATGCCCACAGCCATGCTTCAGTGCCCGCCCCACCTCTCCAGGAGTATGTGACAGCCACTCCCCTTACACCGCACCCTGTTCCCATGGACATTCACAGACAAATGCATCCGCCAGCCATGCCGGATCCAGCGATGTACCAGCGGCCACCACCCGACCCCCTACGCCTGCCGCCTCCCGTGTTGCCCACCAGCCATCCACCACCCCCTGTCCAGCCACACCAGCTGCCCCCGCAAGGCATGCCACAAACTCATGTTCCGCCCCCTGCGCTCCCAGTCCACCGCTTGCCTGGAATGCCACCCCCTCTGCACACTCAGCCTCCGCTACAGCAGCATACTGTGCCACCCTCCTCTAGGGACAGCTATGCAACTGCAAGTATTCCTGTGATGGCCAGTAACCGTGGGAACTTAATCAGCGTGCCCATTCAGGACGAGAGGACAGAGTTCAGAGCGGACTATCAGACACAGCCACCCCCTAATTACCCACACTTAACTTCTGTCCCACCCCCTGTATCTTTCAATCCGTCACAACCGCCCACCCACCACCCACCTCCTGTTCACTACCCACCAACAACGATGACGCCTACTCACCAGCCTCCTCCTGTCAGCTTTGCTGCCCCTCCCCCTATTACACATGGACCACCTCCCCACTACTCGGCACCCCAGATGTCAAAACCTGGGTTACCTCCTCCTGTTTCCCATCCGCCTCCTCTCCACACAGTGCCGCCCCCACTGCAGCATTTGCAGCCGCCTCACCCAAGTGGACCTCCGGGTGTTCCAATGTCGTCAGCGCCCATCACTCACCACCAGAGGCCTGGGGTGCCACCGCCACGAATGGGACCACCGGTCTCCCAGCCGCACCATGGCGGCCCACCCCCTCGCTACGCCAGCCCACACCAACACTATGACGATACACCTGCCACACCCCCTTATGGCCAGACGGGAGGGCAGAGCCCACGCCTGCCCTGGTCAGGTCCCCCGAACAGACTACCCCCTCCTCCTCACACCCCAGTAAGCAGTGCGCCCCCAAACCTTGTACCACCACAGGGGCGACCAGGTAATGAAGGGCCATACAAACAATATTACTGA